A region from the Benincasa hispida cultivar B227 chromosome 8, ASM972705v1, whole genome shotgun sequence genome encodes:
- the LOC120083295 gene encoding transcription factor MYB62-like, protein MSSNSSPKSFSSCSSEIEDDNNNGNELRRGPWTLEEDNLLIHSISIHGEGRWNLLAKRSGLRRTGKSCRLRWLNYLKPDVKRGNLSAQEQLLILDLHSKWGNRWSKIAQHLPGRTDNEIKNYWRTRVQKQARHLNIDTNSEAFQQIIRSYWMPRLIQKINQSPPSELPITSPPEMISKSSFVFEAPTTAAPQPAMTPLQLGGDLMGSSYNSSSSSQLTQISGYQNYENFGPFVKDYCHDGHGGGEMMNWATTAVTGDSGYPVAHCHVAESNWMENDFTGYISNMDELWQF, encoded by the exons ATGTCTTCTAATTCATCTCCCAAAAGCTTCAGCAGCTGCAGCAGTGAAATTGAAGATGACAATAACAATGGCAATGAGCTCCGACGAGGCCCCTGGACTCTTGAAGAAGACAATCTCCTCATTCATTCCATTTCTATTCACGGCGAAGGCCGCTGGAATCTCCTCGCCAAACGCTCCG GATTAAGAAGAACAGGGAAGAGTTGCAGATTAAGATGGCTTAATTATCTTAAACCAGATgtcaaaagaggaaatttgtCAGCTCAAGAACAACTCTTGATTCTTGATCTTCATTCCAAATGGGGCAACAg ATGGTCGAAAATTGCGCAGCATTTGCCGGGAAGAACtgataatgaaattaaaaactATTGGAGAACAAGAGTTCAAAAACAAGCGAGGCATCTTAATATCGATACGAACAGCGaggcatttcaacaaattaTTCGATCTTATTGGATGCCAAGATTAATTCAGAAAATCAACCAATCGCCGCCGTCGGAATTGCCGATTACTTCACCACCAGAGATGATCTCCAAGAGTTCGTTTGTTTTTGAAGCTCCGACTACGGCGGCGCCACAGCCGGCGATGACGCCTCTGCAACTCGGTGGAGATTTGATGGGGAGTTCGtataattcttcttcttcttcacaactGACCCAAATTTCCGGTTATCAAAATTACGAGAATTTTGGGCCGTTTGTGAAGGATTATTGTCACGACGGCCATGGCGGAGGAGAGATGATGAACTGGGCGACGACGGCGGTGACTGGGGATTCTGGTTATCCGGTTGCTCATTGCCACGTGGCTGAAAGTAATTGGATGGAAAACGATTTTACCGGTTACATATCCAACATGGATGAATTATGGCAATTTTAA
- the LOC120082429 gene encoding 40S ribosomal protein S7-like, whose translation MYTALKKIHKDKDAEASEFEETVAQALFDLENTNSELKSDLKDLYINSALQVDVSGNRKAVVIYVPFRLRKAFRKIQLRLVRELEKKFSGKDVILVANRRILRPPKKGSAVQRPRTRTLTSVHEAMLEDIVLPAEIVGKRTRYRVDGSKIMKVFLDPKERNNTEYKLESFAAVYRKLSGKDVAFEFPITEA comes from the exons ATGTATACGGCTCTGAAAAAGATCCACAAGGATAAGGATGCTGAAGCATCCGAATTTGAAGAGACTGTTGCGCAG GCACTCTTTGATTTGGAAAACACCAATTCGGAGCTGAAAAGTGACCTCAAGGATCTGTACATTAATTCAGCACT TCAAGTTGATGTTTCTGGAAACAGGAAGGCTGTTGTTATATATGTTCCCTTTAGATTGAGGAAGGCTTTCCGGAAGATTCAGTTGAGGCTTGTTCGTGAGCTGGAAAAGAAGTTTAGCGGAAAA GATGTGATTCTGGTTGCTAACAGAAGAATCTTGAGACCCCCGAAGAAAGGGTCAGCAGTTCAAAGGCCTCGCACCCGTACTCTTACTTCCGTACATGAAGCAATGCTAGAAGATATTGTTTTGCCTGCAGAGATTGTAGGAAAGCGAACCAGATACAGGGTTGATGGTTCAAAAATCATGAAG GTTTTCTTGGACCCGAAGGAGCGGAACAACACTGAGTACAAGTTGGAGAGTTTTGCTGCAGTTTACAGGAAGCTTTCTGGCAAAGATGTTGCCTTCGAGTTCCCGATAACTGAGGCATAA